One window from the genome of Natrinema caseinilyticum encodes:
- a CDS encoding acyl-CoA dehydrogenase family protein produces the protein MDFALSQEQQMMQRLVEDICSDYDLEYWREKDDAGEFPHEIWDDLTEAGFAGLTVSEEYGGEGLGMEEVVAVALALGRNGGGVSGPNMLTLGPVFGGISITEHGTEDQKERWLPAIADGAIASLGLTEPDAGLDTAGIKTTAQRDGDGYSIDGTKIWTTGAHVSDYIITLARTSPIDEGSRHDGISLFVVPADADGITTNKIDKLSMRSLGSCEVVFDDVHVPDENLLGTEDDGFYHVLGTLNTERIIWAAIPLAAGELALDLAVDYANEREAFERPIGENQGVQFPLAESKMELETAKLMIYKAASLYDEGADCSMEANAAKFMAARAGFKACDRAIQTHGGMGFADEYHVERLYRDVRLARVAPVSDELVKSFVSTNVLDLPRSY, from the coding sequence ATGGACTTCGCGCTCTCCCAGGAGCAGCAGATGATGCAACGTCTCGTCGAAGATATCTGTTCCGACTACGATCTCGAATACTGGCGTGAGAAGGACGATGCCGGTGAGTTTCCTCACGAGATCTGGGACGATCTCACCGAGGCCGGGTTCGCCGGCCTGACCGTCTCGGAGGAGTACGGTGGTGAGGGCCTCGGCATGGAAGAGGTCGTTGCGGTCGCACTGGCGCTCGGGCGCAACGGCGGGGGCGTCAGCGGACCGAACATGTTGACGCTCGGCCCGGTGTTCGGCGGCATATCGATCACGGAACACGGGACCGAAGACCAGAAGGAACGCTGGTTACCGGCGATCGCCGACGGAGCGATCGCCTCGCTGGGTCTCACGGAACCCGACGCCGGCCTCGATACGGCCGGCATCAAGACGACTGCGCAGAGAGACGGTGACGGGTACAGCATCGACGGAACGAAGATCTGGACGACCGGCGCACACGTTTCCGACTACATCATCACGCTGGCCCGGACGTCGCCGATCGATGAGGGCTCTCGCCACGACGGTATCTCGCTGTTCGTCGTTCCGGCGGATGCGGATGGGATAACCACGAACAAAATCGATAAACTCAGTATGCGCAGTCTCGGTTCCTGTGAGGTCGTCTTCGACGACGTCCACGTGCCCGACGAGAACTTGCTCGGCACCGAAGACGACGGATTCTATCACGTCCTCGGGACGCTCAACACCGAGCGGATAATCTGGGCTGCGATTCCGCTCGCTGCGGGCGAACTGGCGCTCGACCTGGCAGTCGACTACGCGAACGAGCGGGAAGCCTTCGAACGCCCCATCGGCGAGAATCAGGGCGTCCAATTCCCACTGGCCGAATCGAAGATGGAACTCGAGACGGCCAAGTTGATGATCTACAAGGCGGCGTCACTGTACGACGAGGGCGCGGATTGCTCGATGGAGGCCAATGCGGCGAAGTTCATGGCGGCCCGCGCCGGTTTCAAGGCGTGCGATCGGGCGATCCAGACCCACGGTGGAATGGGCTTTGCTGACGAATACCACGTCGAACGCCTGTACCGCGACGTTAGACTGGCCCGCGTCGCACCGGTCAGCGACGAACTGGTAAAGTCGTTCGTGAGCACGAACGTTCTCGACCTCCCGCGATCGTATTGA
- a CDS encoding SDR family NAD(P)-dependent oxidoreductase, with protein sequence MGLDAFSLKGRVAVVTGGSRGIGEEIAVAMAEAGADVAPVARSEDALEATADRIEEAGGTAHPRPLDVTDVAAVEAMFDDVEATLGEVDVLVNNAGVNPYFGNTRNLDVETWNTILNVNVTGAFHCAREFGRRVDERDGTGSIVNVASVGGVVALPYQTPYTASKHAMVGMTKSLAVEWTPQIRVNALAPGYVKTEFTKGVRENEDIRDDILETIPQNRFADPDEIAASAVYLASDAAGYVTGEIHVADGGIAAQ encoded by the coding sequence ATGGGACTCGACGCATTCTCTCTGAAAGGCCGTGTCGCAGTAGTAACTGGCGGGAGTCGTGGTATCGGCGAGGAAATCGCAGTGGCGATGGCCGAGGCCGGTGCGGACGTCGCACCGGTCGCCCGGTCTGAAGACGCTCTCGAGGCGACGGCGGACCGTATCGAGGAGGCGGGCGGGACTGCCCACCCGCGCCCGCTCGACGTGACCGACGTGGCAGCCGTCGAAGCGATGTTCGACGACGTCGAGGCAACCCTCGGAGAGGTCGACGTGCTCGTCAACAACGCCGGAGTCAATCCCTACTTCGGAAACACGCGGAACCTGGACGTCGAGACGTGGAACACGATCCTGAACGTAAACGTCACCGGAGCGTTCCACTGCGCGCGTGAGTTCGGCCGGCGGGTCGACGAACGCGATGGCACCGGGTCGATCGTGAACGTAGCCAGTGTCGGCGGCGTCGTTGCACTTCCCTACCAGACGCCGTATACGGCATCGAAACACGCGATGGTCGGGATGACCAAATCGCTCGCGGTCGAGTGGACGCCACAGATACGCGTGAACGCCCTCGCGCCGGGCTACGTGAAAACGGAGTTTACCAAGGGCGTTCGCGAAAACGAGGACATCCGCGACGACATCCTCGAGACGATCCCGCAGAACCGCTTCGCCGACCCGGACGAGATCGCTGCGAGTGCGGTCTACCTCGCGAGCGATGCGGCCGGGTACGTTACGGGGGAAATCCACGTCGCTGACGGTGGGATCGCCGCCCAGTAG
- a CDS encoding MaoC family dehydratase yields MADSRVFEDFDVGEQYETDGRTVTDSDIRLFIGATDATDPIHVDRDYAADHPLVDDVVAQGTLLLGIANGFLVEAVASDAALVMNYGHDEVRYLESVSPGETVRGEIEITDTERRTDEWGLVTARNELVTDGGKTAVVDVHTMLVATADNDAL; encoded by the coding sequence ATGGCCGACAGCCGCGTCTTCGAGGATTTCGACGTCGGGGAACAGTACGAGACCGACGGCCGAACGGTGACCGACTCGGATATTCGACTGTTCATCGGCGCGACCGATGCGACCGATCCAATCCACGTCGACCGAGACTATGCGGCGGATCACCCCCTGGTCGACGACGTGGTCGCTCAGGGCACGCTGCTACTGGGTATCGCGAACGGGTTCCTCGTCGAGGCAGTCGCGAGTGATGCCGCACTGGTCATGAATTACGGTCACGACGAGGTCCGGTATCTCGAGTCCGTGTCCCCGGGCGAGACGGTCCGCGGCGAGATCGAGATCACCGACACCGAGCGGCGAACCGACGAGTGGGGACTCGTGACTGCCCGAAACGAGTTAGTGACGGACGGCGGGAAGACGGCAGTCGTAGACGTACACACCATGCTCGTCGCGACCGCCGACAACGACGCGCTGTAA
- a CDS encoding acyl-CoA synthetase, translated as MDIDLSEYDGYDEAYEQFEWDIPDTFNIAEAVCGRWAGRDDGKHRVAFFYEAEDGSRETYTFWQVQRIANRVSNLLSDVGVERGTRVGVVLPQRPETLFANLGVLQLGGISVPLSVLYGTEGLRYRLDHSQTEVAIVDAERANVVADLREELDHLETIITLDDPVGVDGRSWEQGVAAAATDFQTVETDAEDSAYIIYTSGTTGKPKGAHHAHRKLLGYIPGWQLINEFPGDGSVHYTASGWSWVGGLFAVVWGAWYHGQPVVGYGGQFEPETVYGLLERYGITNPLLTSTMIRMMKDVDHSQYDLDVEVVPSGGEKVTTDIFEFVEDEWDAVVNEIYGQTECNFLVGTNHELMDENRDATGKPCPGHTVAIIDEQTGDRKDPGEIGHIAVKRPDPSMLLDYWNQPDLTADLFVGDWMKTGDAGSVDSDGYIYYEGRADDVIITSGYRVSPLELEECLREHGSVNDSVIAGIDDEERGTIVKAFIKPEDAVDPSDDLVSELQKFVKDREAAYKYPREVEFVDEFPTTVSGKVQRHKLVE; from the coding sequence ATGGACATCGACCTGAGCGAGTACGACGGGTACGACGAGGCCTACGAGCAATTCGAGTGGGATATCCCGGACACGTTCAACATCGCGGAGGCGGTCTGTGGTCGGTGGGCGGGCCGGGACGATGGCAAACACCGCGTCGCCTTCTTCTACGAGGCCGAAGACGGAAGCCGTGAGACGTACACCTTCTGGCAGGTCCAGCGGATCGCAAACAGGGTCTCCAACCTGCTCTCGGACGTCGGCGTCGAGCGAGGGACTCGCGTCGGTGTCGTTCTGCCACAGCGTCCCGAGACGCTCTTTGCGAACCTCGGCGTCCTTCAACTGGGGGGCATTTCCGTTCCGCTTTCTGTTTTGTACGGTACCGAGGGGCTGCGATACAGGCTGGATCACTCGCAAACGGAAGTCGCGATCGTCGACGCGGAACGCGCGAACGTCGTCGCGGATCTGCGTGAGGAACTCGACCACCTGGAGACGATTATCACTCTCGACGACCCCGTCGGGGTAGACGGCCGCTCCTGGGAACAGGGGGTTGCAGCCGCTGCAACGGATTTCCAAACCGTCGAAACCGACGCCGAAGATTCGGCGTACATCATCTATACGAGCGGGACGACCGGCAAGCCGAAAGGGGCACACCACGCCCACCGGAAGCTTCTGGGGTACATACCGGGCTGGCAACTGATAAACGAGTTCCCCGGTGACGGATCGGTCCACTATACTGCGTCCGGCTGGTCGTGGGTCGGCGGGCTATTCGCGGTGGTCTGGGGCGCGTGGTATCACGGCCAGCCGGTCGTCGGGTACGGCGGACAGTTCGAGCCGGAAACGGTCTACGGGCTGTTGGAACGGTACGGCATCACCAATCCGCTGTTGACCTCGACCATGATCCGAATGATGAAAGACGTCGACCACTCACAGTACGACTTAGACGTCGAGGTCGTCCCCAGCGGCGGGGAAAAGGTGACCACGGATATCTTCGAGTTCGTCGAGGACGAGTGGGACGCCGTCGTAAACGAGATTTACGGACAGACCGAGTGCAACTTCCTCGTCGGGACCAACCACGAGTTGATGGACGAAAACCGGGACGCCACCGGAAAACCGTGCCCGGGACACACGGTCGCGATCATCGACGAGCAGACCGGCGACCGAAAGGACCCGGGCGAAATCGGTCACATCGCCGTTAAACGACCCGATCCGTCGATGTTGCTCGACTACTGGAACCAGCCTGACCTCACGGCGGATCTGTTCGTCGGCGACTGGATGAAAACCGGCGACGCCGGCTCCGTCGACTCGGACGGCTACATCTACTACGAGGGCCGAGCCGACGATGTCATCATCACGAGCGGCTACCGAGTCAGCCCGCTCGAGCTCGAGGAGTGCCTTCGAGAACACGGGAGCGTAAACGACTCCGTCATCGCGGGCATCGACGACGAGGAGCGAGGAACGATCGTCAAGGCGTTCATCAAGCCAGAAGACGCCGTCGATCCGTCGGACGATCTCGTGTCGGAACTCCAGAAATTCGTCAAAGACCGCGAAGCCGCCTACAAATATCCCCGCGAGGTGGAGTTCGTCGACGAATTCCCGACGACCGTCTCCGGGAAGGTCCAACGACACAAATTAGTGGAGTAG
- a CDS encoding enoyl-CoA hydratase/isomerase family protein: MSSDYQTVAVERHDSIGIVRVTRPEAMNAVNATVLTELSDAIETVSSEVQTVVLTGEGERAFIGGGDIEEFQGQSGVWFRGEFRESMADVEDAIEGCHVPVIAAVNGVALGGGTEIALMCDLIVAAESATFGQPEIGLGIIPGAGGTQRLTHLVGYLKAKELVLTGKHISASEAEDIGLVNEVVGDDDFEDRVDELAAELADGAPIAQWFAKKSINETRAQLESGLELEAALTALLFETDDKEEGLSAFLEKRDPEFGTRD; encoded by the coding sequence ATGTCATCCGACTACCAGACAGTAGCGGTGGAACGACACGATTCGATCGGGATCGTTCGCGTGACCCGTCCGGAGGCGATGAATGCGGTAAACGCGACGGTGCTGACCGAACTGTCGGATGCGATCGAAACCGTCTCTTCTGAGGTGCAGACGGTCGTTCTGACCGGCGAGGGCGAGCGCGCGTTCATCGGCGGCGGCGACATCGAGGAGTTCCAGGGCCAGTCGGGGGTCTGGTTCCGCGGCGAGTTCCGCGAGTCGATGGCCGACGTGGAAGACGCAATCGAGGGGTGTCACGTTCCCGTTATCGCCGCGGTAAACGGCGTCGCGCTCGGCGGTGGGACCGAAATCGCGCTCATGTGTGATCTCATCGTCGCCGCCGAGAGCGCCACGTTTGGCCAACCGGAGATCGGCCTGGGTATTATCCCGGGTGCGGGCGGGACCCAGCGACTCACCCATCTGGTCGGGTACCTCAAAGCGAAGGAATTGGTTCTGACCGGCAAGCACATCTCCGCCAGCGAAGCCGAAGACATCGGCCTCGTTAACGAGGTGGTCGGAGACGACGACTTCGAGGACCGGGTCGACGAGTTAGCTGCTGAACTCGCGGACGGGGCGCCCATCGCACAGTGGTTCGCGAAGAAGTCGATCAACGAGACGCGGGCACAACTCGAGTCCGGACTGGAACTGGAGGCGGCGCTGACGGCGCTCTTGTTCGAGACGGACGATAAGGAGGAGGGATTAAGCGCGTTCCTCGAGAAACGCGATCCCGAGTTCGGAACCCGAGACTGA
- a CDS encoding thiamine pyrophosphate-dependent dehydrogenase E1 component subunit alpha encodes MPDVGAAQSDRLVEQLREMILIREFESRVGTLFENNELPGFVHLSIGQEAVATGACSAIEADDYITSTHRGHGHSIAKGLDPDRMMAELFGKANGYCGGKSGSMHIADVDSGMLGANGIVGAGPALAAGAGLSISRSGADRVCLSFFGDGAMAEGPVHESMNLAGVRDLPVVFICENNQYGEMTPAEDQHHVDGFEARGDVYDMPAETVDGMSVQDVYDATSTAVERARNGGGPSLIVCETYRYRGHYEGDPTTYRTDDEVDEWQERDPIDTLETSLVDAGLLEESAIEAMHAEASERIDEAVAFARTSDLPDAETAFLDVYTEEL; translated from the coding sequence ATGCCAGACGTGGGAGCAGCGCAGTCGGATCGATTAGTCGAGCAACTCCGCGAGATGATACTCATTCGGGAGTTCGAGAGCCGAGTCGGGACGCTGTTCGAGAACAACGAACTTCCCGGATTCGTCCATCTCTCGATCGGCCAGGAAGCGGTGGCGACGGGTGCCTGTTCGGCTATCGAGGCCGACGACTACATCACGAGCACGCACCGGGGCCACGGTCACTCGATCGCGAAAGGGTTGGACCCCGACCGGATGATGGCCGAACTGTTCGGCAAGGCGAACGGCTACTGCGGCGGCAAGAGCGGGAGCATGCACATCGCGGACGTCGACAGTGGCATGCTCGGCGCGAACGGTATCGTCGGAGCGGGGCCGGCGCTGGCGGCCGGAGCCGGATTGTCGATCTCACGGTCCGGCGCCGATCGAGTTTGTCTCTCGTTCTTCGGCGACGGCGCCATGGCCGAGGGCCCCGTACACGAGTCGATGAATCTCGCTGGCGTCCGAGACCTCCCCGTCGTATTCATCTGCGAGAACAATCAGTACGGCGAGATGACGCCGGCAGAGGACCAGCACCACGTCGACGGTTTCGAGGCTCGAGGCGACGTCTACGACATGCCGGCCGAGACGGTCGACGGGATGTCGGTCCAGGACGTCTACGACGCGACGTCGACGGCCGTCGAGCGGGCCCGAAACGGCGGGGGTCCCTCGCTGATCGTCTGCGAGACGTACCGCTACCGCGGCCACTACGAGGGCGATCCGACGACCTACCGCACCGACGACGAGGTCGACGAGTGGCAGGAACGCGACCCGATCGACACACTCGAGACGTCGCTCGTCGATGCCGGTCTCCTCGAGGAGTCTGCTATCGAAGCGATGCACGCCGAGGCCAGCGAGCGGATCGACGAGGCCGTCGCGTTCGCCCGAACGAGCGACCTCCCGGACGCGGAAACGGCGTTTCTGGACGTGTACACGGAGGAGTTGTGA
- a CDS encoding 2-oxo acid dehydrogenase subunit E2, with translation MVQAVRMPMMGNTMESGLLVEWGPDEGEEVIEGDIIAVVESEKTTGEVEASRNGTLARVDVEAGEEVPPGTVMGIVCGPDERLDDAPAPRSRIDPESASGQRVGDGPDADSADEAERVASSAPSAASGEETPSGEESAASDEAGVRAAPGARKLATDQDIDLETVDGTGPEGAILRADVAERIDADERGNESPDRTAPSRPTFTSPSTRRLARELGVSIDDIEGTGIGDRVTESDVRAAGGQISRSASAEPATDRTSTTGTTPTDADRVGVTVAEERRLTGMRETIADRMSRSAQQAPHVTLDRTVAVERAFRTAEELASESDAPIGFTDVLVGATVRALDAHPTFNAWFEDETIRVVAERNVAVAVDMDGGLVTPVIRSADERTLASIASERRRLTAAILEEEYSVDDLQGATFTISNLGMFGVDSFDPIINPPQVAILGVGRVRDDGDGRTCTLSLSFDHRVVDGADAARFLDDLVAGVEAPSLTVADRSATSGASHEVTEPNLRTDAQSTTRGTSVEAAVTRDLEATAREIAAAHDWQIPSFEVELGDGDPSVTVESPAGASDATMKRLTYAACRDSAYADTISGIRDPEIDFR, from the coding sequence ATGGTTCAGGCAGTTCGGATGCCGATGATGGGCAATACGATGGAGAGCGGCCTCCTCGTCGAGTGGGGGCCCGACGAGGGCGAGGAGGTTATCGAGGGCGACATCATCGCAGTGGTCGAATCCGAGAAAACCACCGGAGAGGTCGAGGCCTCACGGAACGGGACGCTCGCACGGGTGGACGTCGAAGCGGGCGAAGAGGTACCCCCCGGTACGGTCATGGGTATCGTGTGCGGTCCCGACGAACGACTGGACGATGCGCCCGCTCCGCGAAGCCGCATCGATCCCGAATCTGCGAGCGGCCAGCGCGTCGGTGACGGCCCAGACGCAGACTCCGCCGACGAAGCCGAGCGGGTCGCCTCGAGCGCCCCCTCTGCTGCATCGGGCGAGGAGACTCCGTCGGGCGAGGAGTCCGCCGCAAGCGACGAGGCAGGAGTACGAGCAGCCCCCGGTGCGCGCAAACTGGCGACGGACCAAGATATCGACCTCGAGACGGTCGACGGCACCGGGCCGGAGGGGGCGATTCTCCGCGCCGACGTGGCGGAGCGAATCGACGCGGACGAGAGAGGAAACGAGAGTCCGGACCGGACTGCGCCGTCTCGCCCCACCTTCACCAGTCCGAGCACGAGGCGACTGGCCCGTGAACTCGGCGTTTCGATCGACGACATCGAGGGGACCGGCATCGGAGATCGCGTCACCGAATCCGACGTCCGAGCGGCGGGTGGACAGATTTCGCGATCCGCTTCCGCAGAGCCCGCGACCGACCGCACTTCGACGACGGGAACCACGCCGACCGACGCCGACCGGGTCGGGGTCACCGTCGCCGAGGAGCGACGCCTCACCGGAATGCGAGAGACGATCGCCGATCGAATGTCTCGGTCTGCCCAGCAGGCACCCCACGTCACGCTCGATCGAACGGTAGCCGTCGAGCGAGCGTTCCGGACGGCCGAGGAACTGGCGAGCGAGTCCGACGCGCCGATCGGTTTCACCGACGTGTTGGTCGGCGCGACGGTTCGGGCGCTGGACGCGCACCCGACGTTCAACGCCTGGTTCGAGGACGAGACGATCAGGGTCGTCGCCGAGCGGAACGTCGCGGTCGCCGTGGACATGGACGGGGGCCTCGTGACGCCGGTCATACGGTCGGCCGACGAGCGGACGCTGGCCAGTATCGCGAGCGAGCGACGTCGCCTCACCGCTGCCATCCTCGAGGAGGAGTACTCGGTGGACGACCTGCAAGGCGCCACGTTCACGATCTCGAACCTCGGAATGTTCGGCGTCGATTCGTTCGACCCGATCATCAACCCGCCACAGGTGGCCATCCTCGGCGTCGGACGGGTTCGAGACGATGGTGACGGACGGACCTGCACGCTCTCGCTTTCGTTCGACCACCGCGTGGTCGACGGTGCCGACGCCGCGCGGTTCCTCGACGACCTGGTTGCAGGCGTCGAAGCGCCGTCGCTGACCGTGGCAGACCGGTCGGCCACGAGCGGCGCTTCGCACGAGGTCACGGAACCGAACCTTCGGACTGATGCGCAGTCGACGACGCGGGGAACCAGCGTCGAAGCGGCCGTCACACGGGATCTCGAGGCGACAGCTCGCGAGATTGCCGCCGCTCACGACTGGCAGATCCCGTCGTTCGAGGTCGAACTCGGCGATGGCGATCCGTCGGTGACGGTCGAATCGCCCGCCGGCGCTTCCGACGCGACGATGAAGCGACTCACGTACGCGGCCTGTCGCGACTCGGCGTACGCAGATACGATCTCGGGGATTCGAGACCCGGAGATCGACTTTCGCTGA
- a CDS encoding SDR family NAD(P)-dependent oxidoreductase: MQLDGTTCLVTGGSSGLGRATALEAAAAGASVVNADISRDPRDGGVPTDERIAADGGEAVYVETDVTSLESVRTAMDAAREEFGGIDAVVNNAGRAESYAIVDTDESNWRATLELNLTGVYHGCLAAVERMVADGGGSIVNIGSVFGVVGAPNSASYSATKGGVLALTRQIARDYADDGIRVNAVSPGFVDTPLLQEDTHEGTIAYAERETPMGRVGDPAEIADAVVFLIGDSASFVTGQNLVVDGGYSMS; encoded by the coding sequence ATGCAACTCGATGGCACGACGTGTCTCGTCACCGGCGGGAGTTCCGGTCTCGGGCGTGCGACCGCACTCGAGGCGGCAGCGGCTGGTGCGTCCGTCGTCAACGCCGACATCAGCCGAGACCCGCGAGACGGCGGCGTCCCGACGGACGAACGGATCGCGGCCGATGGCGGCGAGGCGGTCTACGTCGAGACGGACGTGACGAGCCTCGAATCGGTTCGCACAGCTATGGACGCCGCCCGAGAGGAGTTCGGGGGTATCGACGCCGTGGTCAACAACGCGGGCCGCGCGGAATCCTACGCCATCGTCGACACCGACGAGAGCAACTGGCGGGCCACGTTAGAACTCAACCTCACCGGCGTCTACCACGGGTGTCTCGCCGCGGTCGAACGGATGGTAGCGGACGGCGGCGGTTCGATCGTCAACATCGGGAGCGTCTTCGGCGTGGTCGGCGCGCCGAATTCGGCCTCCTACAGCGCGACGAAGGGCGGCGTCCTCGCGCTGACCCGACAGATCGCACGCGACTACGCCGACGATGGGATCCGCGTCAACGCCGTCTCGCCCGGATTCGTCGATACGCCGCTGTTGCAGGAGGATACCCACGAGGGGACTATCGCGTATGCCGAGCGTGAGACCCCGATGGGGCGCGTCGGTGACCCAGCCGAAATCGCCGACGCGGTGGTTTTCCTGATCGGTGACAGTGCCTCGTTCGTAACCGGACAAAACCTCGTCGTCGACGGCGGGTACTCGATGTCGTAA
- a CDS encoding AMP-binding protein: MRQANFGYIVRKKSYYRPEDIAIVEQATQAEHTYAELERRSNSLARALADRGIGKGDRVCGLFRNSVEFFELFFATCKLGAVLAPFNYRLSPGELSYLKDDVDPALFVYEGVFEETASALSPDDVTTVRIGDPAIETDLEPENWESFYEYDTDEVSVADGFEDPAIVLYTSGSTGRPKGVPISHKNLFFSSVSYNVDTELNSDDVTVTTAPIFHVGGLNIFTLPLVHTGGTCILQQEFEPEETWAIMAEYDVTKMFAIPTMLNAMIGVDGWQSYDLEALELVVGGGEPVPTELKESFAEIDVPCIAAYGLTETTDGSLFLRPEDAMDKPPKCNGKTFTHVDAKVVDENGDECPPGEAGELLHRGPSVSEGYLELPEKTAETWDEDGWFHTGDIAEVDEDGFYHIHGRVDDMIISGGENIYPSEVEEALYSHDRVDEVVVFGADDEEWGEIVTAVIATTDGDPISDGELATFLDDRLARFKHPKAVTFVDTLPKSGTGKIERQTVVDRHGD, encoded by the coding sequence ATGCGACAGGCGAACTTCGGTTACATCGTTCGAAAGAAGTCGTACTATCGACCCGAGGATATCGCGATCGTCGAACAGGCGACACAAGCGGAACACACCTACGCGGAACTGGAACGGCGCTCGAACAGTCTCGCACGGGCGCTTGCGGACCGGGGCATCGGGAAGGGGGATCGAGTCTGCGGACTATTTCGAAATTCCGTCGAGTTTTTCGAGCTGTTTTTCGCCACGTGCAAACTGGGTGCCGTCCTCGCCCCGTTCAACTACCGCTTGTCCCCCGGCGAACTCTCGTACCTCAAAGACGACGTCGACCCAGCCCTGTTCGTCTACGAGGGCGTCTTCGAGGAGACGGCGTCTGCGCTCTCGCCCGACGACGTCACGACCGTCCGTATCGGCGACCCGGCCATCGAGACGGACCTCGAGCCGGAGAACTGGGAGTCGTTCTACGAGTACGACACCGACGAAGTGAGCGTGGCGGACGGGTTCGAAGACCCCGCGATCGTGCTGTATACGAGCGGTTCGACCGGGCGACCGAAAGGGGTCCCGATCTCGCACAAGAACCTGTTCTTCTCGTCGGTCAGCTACAACGTCGACACCGAACTGAACAGCGACGACGTGACCGTGACCACGGCCCCGATCTTCCACGTCGGCGGCCTCAACATCTTCACGCTCCCGCTCGTACACACGGGCGGCACCTGTATCCTCCAGCAGGAATTCGAGCCCGAAGAGACCTGGGCGATCATGGCCGAGTACGACGTCACGAAGATGTTCGCTATTCCGACGATGTTGAACGCGATGATCGGCGTCGATGGCTGGCAGTCGTACGATCTCGAGGCGCTCGAACTGGTCGTGGGCGGGGGCGAACCGGTGCCGACGGAACTCAAAGAGAGCTTCGCGGAGATCGACGTTCCCTGTATCGCGGCCTACGGTCTGACCGAAACGACCGACGGGTCGCTGTTCCTCCGCCCCGAGGACGCGATGGACAAGCCGCCGAAGTGTAACGGGAAGACGTTCACCCACGTCGACGCGAAGGTCGTCGACGAGAACGGCGACGAGTGTCCGCCCGGTGAAGCCGGCGAACTCCTCCACCGCGGGCCGTCCGTCTCCGAGGGGTATCTCGAGTTGCCGGAGAAGACGGCCGAGACGTGGGACGAGGACGGGTGGTTTCACACGGGAGACATCGCCGAAGTCGACGAGGACGGCTTCTACCACATCCACGGTCGCGTGGACGACATGATCATCTCCGGCGGCGAGAACATCTACCCCAGCGAGGTCGAAGAGGCGCTCTACTCCCACGACCGAGTCGACGAGGTCGTCGTGTTCGGGGCCGACGACGAAGAGTGGGGTGAGATCGTCACGGCCGTCATCGCGACGACCGACGGCGACCCGATCTCCGACGGCGAACTCGCCACGTTCCTCGACGACCGGCTCGCGCGATTCAAACACCCGAAAGCGGTCACGTTCGTCGATACGCTTCCCAAGAGTGGGACGGGCAAGATCGAGCGACAGACCGTCGTCGACCGGCACGGGGACTGA